The sequence AGGGTACATTTGACTGTTTAAAACAGGTTTATCAAAATCAAGGTccaaaaagtttatttaaagGTTTTTCTGCTGTTGCAATCAAATCTTTTCAATCAAATGCTGTTGGTTTTTTAGTTTATGAAAtggttattaatttataaaaaaataaaaataaaaaaaattaaaaaattaaaaaattaaaataataataaaaataatatttttaatatattttgataataaaataataaataataatctttatttatttttaaataatttttttttaatttattttattttagtttgtttattttatttatttattttttttttttttttctaaacaattttttttttttttttgtgtaatttaatttttgataatttttttttgaaggcAGCAAACATTACAtgggttaaaaaaaatattaaaaaattaaaatttaaacaattttaataaaaaaaaagatatttttttaagttttagTGAAAcggaatttaaaattaaaaaataaaaaaaatctttttttgtaatgggaaatttaaaaaaagtttttttagatatttttaatttttattttattttatttttttattttaaaataaaaaaaaaataaaaaaaaaataaaaaaaatgcacTGGAAAATAAAccatcacttttttttatttttttatttttttactttttatttttcatatttctttaaacataaaaaaaaaaatgtttaaatacacattattattatcatttttaatttttggtaTTGTATTATCAGcctcatcttcttcatcttcctCATCTTCATCAACATGTAGAGCCATTACTTTTTCTGGTGCTGGTAAATATTAtctaaattataataaaagaaaaaaaaaaaataaaaaaataaacaataaaataaaaaaacacaaatctaatattttattttattattttattgtttattttatttatttaatttttttttaatttattaataatataaaaaaaaaaaaaaaaaaaaaaaaaaaaaaaaaaaaaaaaaaaaaaaaaaaaaattaggtgATAGAGGTGCATGGGAAACAGGTGTTGTTATGGGTATAATGAATGTAAGACAACCAGAAGATTATCGATGGCAATTTGTAACAGGTATTTCAGCAGGTTCAATTAATGCAGCAGCAATGGCAATGTTTAGTGTTGGTGATGAAACAAGTGCACGTGACTTTTTACAAAATCAATGGTTAACTTTAACAAGAGAGAATGTTTATGTAAATTGGGCAGGTGGTCCACTCGATGGAATTTTATTCCAAACTGGTTTATTTGATACAACAccattaattcatttattaaataatttaattaatactaCTAAATTAGCAAATTCTGATAGAggatttttaattggtgCTTCAAATATTGGTACTGGTGTCTTTGatagattttataaaaatgatcCAAATATTACATTGGGTGTAGTTGCATCTTCATCTGTTCCTGGTGTTTTCCCAATGATTGAAAAAGATGGTCAATTTTATTGTGATGGTGGTTTAACAGTTagtattaattattaatttaaaaaataatctacaaattatttaattaaactaactttaaaaattttttttttttttttaatttgtcaTTTATATAGTATGATACTCCGTATgtataaaattgataaaatctAACAACTAGTGTGTTAAAAAGaacacaaataatattaaccaattttttttttttttttttttttttttttttttaaatagaattACTGATACAGTTCGTTTATGTTATGATACTGGTGCCACTGAAGTTATTGTTGATGTAATTTTAGAA comes from Dictyostelium discoideum AX4 chromosome 2 chromosome, whole genome shotgun sequence and encodes:
- a CDS encoding patatin family protein; amino-acid sequence: MFKYTLLLSFLIFGIVLSASSSSSSSSSSTCRAITFSGAGDRGAWETGVVMGIMNVRQPEDYRWQFVTGISAGSINAAAMAMFSVGDETSARDFLQNQWLTLTRENVYVNWAGGPLDGILFQTGLFDTTPLIHLLNNLINTTKLANSDRGFLIGASNIGTGVFDRFYKNDPNITLGVVASSSVPGVFPMIEKDGQFYCDGGLTVIRLCYDTGATEVIVDVILEGALEPMENVTGMHTIDVLLREGSILARNTHLKDIENVYMAFPQAKLNIYTPNTEKLPGYILGFQYSAEMIKIGIVDGQNPPSQNNDSSNF